The following are from one region of the Lytechinus pictus isolate F3 Inbred chromosome 4, Lp3.0, whole genome shotgun sequence genome:
- the LOC129258957 gene encoding uncharacterized protein LOC129258957 isoform X3: protein MNRKNGGASGGSNRGDTAKKKRSLSLKGILKGIGDHFRGQGGSASNSPPKAEGSVDHSDEWLAVNCNLTCEELANIMTEFKGGQIGEDELWNRVYEKEREKRRVQGTMTLGSYVPNGGASRDQRYTGERKRIDKDRHNKGNSVPAFPSHDYDTPTEETPPPYYSDKIYKDTKRRNNEDRLPQGHVVEADIEDGRLVISSSSSSSLLRSPSPSPSRISQGLESPPRRDEDGDGSSQPDLSLPIEKFSERERVRITRENMLGDGVIVKNLSADDGCRVKRLSSDSRYVEGKQLNEPIMELTESTVVQNIDAHSNDETSDEENGDGDSTTEATTPSGSVSTQATLTRVPEESQMPPYLNQTPKKSLKVMISSRSPRLLRKFTRSPVVAYSSRGASSPWSNLSSPMTSPDGSLSGYERGSDSPSSSLGRSTVSSTTSDDFSSSDGPSTRRQQSHSPDVQLKPTLFCSVARAKTDYIPSPYDTGALAFKKGDLVYITRKPSGGYWEGVCQNKSGKFKFTFVEELSREEMPGLEGGHTFPLGPNQTSASYVLHLQSVEELLRRIECDKYLSDFKSRDLASLERFKNLTEEDLDSLEITNLEHRVKLLTVAKLLLEPIKCVDVRTLSSSALGESSIPPPIPSQRIDDTDLSTSIHKLRIAARDSGFYASTDAGLCGDNSQSPARKHGKNSMSSLEMLRESGLGSLCAEEDEGPSPEVSGVLVPGSNCNNSNNISGILIPGVDGHYLRMCDQYSGLDSWGWGGEVPKDKPLKPVRTDVKAVDLLQRHSQFNNGATPVTVAAISHTTPPQILENYYEFPWMDDRSLQMTRQQRCSPKHQVHSKLTQRSSSPVLMNYPPRTEQNQLVIGDSGSIQWKRSASVDGTVTCSNGWSSTVNGVMPSPQLLRAVGQTDTCPALLLNSRRRKSRSVSPHKRQNNRKDTVSRDPMLHASPTLPLKKMQTGLGMHSQSLEKLLDAKLMADGIDIRQEPYSDKMGFCGIPAALIQRYAEEVQMRVPDVAVCLEALRVRFLIAEGRCWFRSDTLAHQAQHVIYAGRGSTVCDWLTYLGMPMYVDAFIGGGWDELDILMDMEEEDLRRCGVTDPKHTRRLRTALEHLKMTAKV, encoded by the exons GTTTACGAGAAAGAGCGAGAGAAGAGGAGAGTGCAAGGCACCATGACGTTAGGGTCATACGTACCCAATGGTGGAGCTTCAAGAGATCAG AGATACACAGGTGAGCGGAAACGCATAGACAAAGACAGACATAATAAag GAAACTCAGTGCCTGCATTCCCTTCTCATGACTATGACACACCCACTGAAGAAACCCCACCTCCGTACTATTCCGATAAAATCTATAAGGACACCAAGCGAAGAAACAACGAGGACAGACTTCCACAGGGCCACGTTGTAGAGGCCGACATCGAGGACGGCAGGTTGGTGATTtcgtcatcgtcgtcgtcatcgcTGCTGAGATCCCCTTCGCCATCACCTTCCAGAATCTCTCAGGGCCTGGAGAGTCCTCCAAGGAGAGACGAAGACGGAGACGGGAGCAGCCAGCCCGATCTGTCGTTACCCATCGAGAAATTCAGCGAGCGGGAGAGGGTGAGGATAACGCGGGAGAACATGCTCGGAGACGGGGTGATCGTCAAGAACTTATCCGCCGATGACGGCTGTAGGGTAAAGAGGTTGAGCTCGGACTCACGATACGTCGAGGGCAAGCAGCTGAATGAACCTATCATGGAGTTAACGGAAAGCACGGTGGTGCAGAACATTGATGCGCATTCCAATGACGAGACCAGCGACGAGGAGAACGGCGATGGAGACTCGACGACGGAGGCGACCACCCCCTCGGGATCGGTATCG ACCCAAGCAACGTTAACAAGAGTACCAGAGGAATCTCAGATGCCTCCTTATCTTAATCAG ACCCCCAAGAAGTCCCTCAAGGTCATGATAAGCAGTCGCAGCCCGCGCCTCCTCCGCAAGTTCACCCGCTCCCCGGTGGTGGCCTACTCCTCCAGGGGGGCTAGTAGCCCCTGGTCCAACCTCTCCTCCCCTATGACGTCTCCCGATGGGTCCCTGTCTGGGTATGAG AGAGGAAGTGATAGTCCTAGCAGTAGTCTTGGTAGGAGCACGGTTAGCTCCACGACAAGTGATGATTTCAGTAGTAGTGATG GTCCATCTACGAGAAGACAACAGTCGCACAGCCCCGACGTTCAACTCAAACCTACTCTATTCTGTTCCGTAGCAAGGGCAAAGACAGACTACATTCCCAGCCCATACGACACAGGAGCACTGGCATTCAAG AAAGGAGACTTGGTGTACATCACCCGCAAACCCTCAGGGGGCTACTGGGAAGGGGTGTGTCAGAACAAGAGTGGCAAGTTCAAGTTTACCTTCGTGGAAGAGCTGAGTAGAGAGGAGATGCCCGGCCTGGAAGGGGGGCATACTTTCCCCCTCGGTCCTAACCAAACCAGCGCTTCTTACGTGCTGCATCTGCAAAGTGTTGAAGAGCTACTCAGAAGGATAGAGTGCGAT AAATACTTGTCAGATTTCAAGTCACGTGATCTAGCGTCGCTGGAGAGGTTCAAGAACCTGACCGAAGAGGATCTTGACAGTTTAGAGATTACCAACCTGGAGCACAGGGTCAAACTATTGACTGTCGCCAAACTCTTATTAGAACCAATCAAAT GTGTTGATGTAAGGACATTATCAAGTAGTGCATTAGGAGAAAGCTCTATACCTCCCCCGATCCCCTCCCAAAGGATAGATGACACAGACCTGAGCACTAGTATACATAAACTAAGGATAGCAGCTCGTGATTCTGGATTCTATGCAAGTACAGATGCAGGATTGTGTGGAGACAATTCCCAGTCTCCGGCTCGCAAGCATGGCAAGAACAGCATGAGCAGTCTTGAAATGCTTCGGGAATCGGGGTTGGGGAGCCTGTGTGCGGAAGAGGACGAGGGGCCTTCGCCCGAGGTCAGTGGAGTCCTTGTACCAGGGTCAAACTGTAATAACTCCAATAATATATCAGGGATTTTGATCCCGGGAGTGGATGGACACTATTTGAGGATGTGCGACCAGTATTCTGGGCTTGACTCCTGGGGCTGGGGCGGTGAGGTCCCAAAGGACAAGCCCCTTAAACCGGTCAGGACAGACGTCAAGGCAGTGGACCTTCTCCAGAGGCATAGTCAGTTCAACAACGGCGCTACTCCTGTCACCGTCGCAGCCATCTCACATACCACCCCTCCGCAGATCCTCGAGAACTATTACGAGTTTCCCTGGATGGACGATCGTAGCCTGCAAATGACGCGGCAACAACGCTGCTCACCAAAGCATCAAGTGCACTCAAAGCTCACTCAGAGATCCAGTAGTCCCGTGCTCATGAACTACCCTCCAAGAACAGAGCAAAATCAACTCGTCATAGGGGATTCTGGATCGATCCAATGGAAGCGAAGTGCCTCTGTAGATGGCACCGTCACGTGTTCAAACGGTTGGTCTAGTACAGTCAATGGGGTCATGCCTTCCCCTCAGCTTCTCCGTGCCGTGGGGCAAACGGATACCTGCCCTGCCCTACTACTCAACAGTCGGAGGCGCAAGTCGCGGAGCGTCTCACCCCACAAGAGGCAGAACAATAGAAAAGACACTGTATCACGGGACCCCATGCTGCACGCCTCGCCGACGTTGCCTCTAAAGAAGATGCAGACGGGACTTGGTATGCACAGTCAGTCTTTGGAGAAACTGTTAGATGCTAAGTTGATGGCTGATGGCATTGACATTAGACAAGAACCTTACTCAGACAAG ATGGGCTTTTGTGGCATCCCAGCGGCTCTGATCCAGCGCTATGCTGAAGAGGTCCAGATGAGAGTACCGGACGTTGCAGTCTGTCTGGAGGCACTCAGGGTCAGGTTTCTCATTGCAGAAGGTCGATGCTGG ttTCGTAGTGACACCCTGGCTCACCAGGCCCAGCATGTGATCTACGCAGGACGAGGTTCAACGGTCTGCGATTGGCTGACCTATCTCGGTATGCCCATGTACGTGGACGCCTTCATCGGCGGTGGCTGGGACGAGCTGGACATCCTGATGGACATGGAGGAAGAAGACCTGAGGCGATGTGGAGTGACCGACCCCAAGCACACCAGGAGGCTCCGGACAGCCCTGGAGCATCTGAAGATGACCGCCAAAGTATGA
- the LOC129258957 gene encoding uncharacterized protein LOC129258957 isoform X5, whose amino-acid sequence MNRKNGGASGGSNRGDTAKKKRSLSLKGILKGIGDHFRGQGGSASNSPPKAEGSVDHSDEWLAVNCNLTCEELANIMTEFKGGQIGEDELWNRVYEKEREKRRVQGTMTLGSYVPNGGASRDQRYTGERKRIDKDRHNKGNSVPAFPSHDYDTPTEETPPPYYSDKIYKDTKRRNNEDRLPQGHVVEADIEDGRLVISSSSSSSLLRSPSPSPSRISQGLESPPRRDEDGDGSSQPDLSLPIEKFSERERVRITRENMLGDGVIVKNLSADDGCRVKRLSSDSRYVEGKQLNEPIMELTESTVVQNIDAHSNDETSDEENGDGDSTTEATTPSGSVSTQATLTRVPEESQMPPYLNQRGSDSPSSSLGRSTVSSTTSDDFSSSDGPSTRRQQSHSPDVQLKPTLFCSVARAKTDYIPSPYDTGALAFKKGDLVYITRKPSGGYWEGVCQNKSGKFKFTFVEELSREEMPGLEGGHTFPLGPNQTSASYVLHLQSVEELLRRIECDKYLSDFKSRDLASLERFKNLTEEDLDSLEITNLEHRVKLLTVAKLLLEPIKCVDVRTLSSSALGESSIPPPIPSQRIDDTDLSTSIHKLRIAARDSGFYASTDAGLCGDNSQSPARKHGKNSMSSLEMLRESGLGSLCAEEDEGPSPEVSGVLVPGSNCNNSNNISGILIPGVDGHYLRMCDQYSGLDSWGWGGEVPKDKPLKPVRTDVKAVDLLQRHSQFNNGATPVTVAAISHTTPPQILENYYEFPWMDDRSLQMTRQQRCSPKHQVHSKLTQRSSSPVLMNYPPRTEQNQLVIGDSGSIQWKRSASVDGTVTCSNGWSSTVNGVMPSPQLLRAVGQTDTCPALLLNSRRRKSRSVSPHKRQNNRKDTVSRDPMLHASPTLPLKKMQTGLGMHSQSLEKLLDAKLMADGIDIRQEPYSDKMGFCGIPAALIQRYAEEVQMRVPDVAVCLEALRVRFLIAEGRCWFRSDTLAHQAQHVIYAGRGSTVCDWLTYLGMPMYVDAFIGGGWDELDILMDMEEEDLRRCGVTDPKHTRRLRTALEHLKMTAKV is encoded by the exons GTTTACGAGAAAGAGCGAGAGAAGAGGAGAGTGCAAGGCACCATGACGTTAGGGTCATACGTACCCAATGGTGGAGCTTCAAGAGATCAG AGATACACAGGTGAGCGGAAACGCATAGACAAAGACAGACATAATAAag GAAACTCAGTGCCTGCATTCCCTTCTCATGACTATGACACACCCACTGAAGAAACCCCACCTCCGTACTATTCCGATAAAATCTATAAGGACACCAAGCGAAGAAACAACGAGGACAGACTTCCACAGGGCCACGTTGTAGAGGCCGACATCGAGGACGGCAGGTTGGTGATTtcgtcatcgtcgtcgtcatcgcTGCTGAGATCCCCTTCGCCATCACCTTCCAGAATCTCTCAGGGCCTGGAGAGTCCTCCAAGGAGAGACGAAGACGGAGACGGGAGCAGCCAGCCCGATCTGTCGTTACCCATCGAGAAATTCAGCGAGCGGGAGAGGGTGAGGATAACGCGGGAGAACATGCTCGGAGACGGGGTGATCGTCAAGAACTTATCCGCCGATGACGGCTGTAGGGTAAAGAGGTTGAGCTCGGACTCACGATACGTCGAGGGCAAGCAGCTGAATGAACCTATCATGGAGTTAACGGAAAGCACGGTGGTGCAGAACATTGATGCGCATTCCAATGACGAGACCAGCGACGAGGAGAACGGCGATGGAGACTCGACGACGGAGGCGACCACCCCCTCGGGATCGGTATCG ACCCAAGCAACGTTAACAAGAGTACCAGAGGAATCTCAGATGCCTCCTTATCTTAATCAG AGAGGAAGTGATAGTCCTAGCAGTAGTCTTGGTAGGAGCACGGTTAGCTCCACGACAAGTGATGATTTCAGTAGTAGTGATG GTCCATCTACGAGAAGACAACAGTCGCACAGCCCCGACGTTCAACTCAAACCTACTCTATTCTGTTCCGTAGCAAGGGCAAAGACAGACTACATTCCCAGCCCATACGACACAGGAGCACTGGCATTCAAG AAAGGAGACTTGGTGTACATCACCCGCAAACCCTCAGGGGGCTACTGGGAAGGGGTGTGTCAGAACAAGAGTGGCAAGTTCAAGTTTACCTTCGTGGAAGAGCTGAGTAGAGAGGAGATGCCCGGCCTGGAAGGGGGGCATACTTTCCCCCTCGGTCCTAACCAAACCAGCGCTTCTTACGTGCTGCATCTGCAAAGTGTTGAAGAGCTACTCAGAAGGATAGAGTGCGAT AAATACTTGTCAGATTTCAAGTCACGTGATCTAGCGTCGCTGGAGAGGTTCAAGAACCTGACCGAAGAGGATCTTGACAGTTTAGAGATTACCAACCTGGAGCACAGGGTCAAACTATTGACTGTCGCCAAACTCTTATTAGAACCAATCAAAT GTGTTGATGTAAGGACATTATCAAGTAGTGCATTAGGAGAAAGCTCTATACCTCCCCCGATCCCCTCCCAAAGGATAGATGACACAGACCTGAGCACTAGTATACATAAACTAAGGATAGCAGCTCGTGATTCTGGATTCTATGCAAGTACAGATGCAGGATTGTGTGGAGACAATTCCCAGTCTCCGGCTCGCAAGCATGGCAAGAACAGCATGAGCAGTCTTGAAATGCTTCGGGAATCGGGGTTGGGGAGCCTGTGTGCGGAAGAGGACGAGGGGCCTTCGCCCGAGGTCAGTGGAGTCCTTGTACCAGGGTCAAACTGTAATAACTCCAATAATATATCAGGGATTTTGATCCCGGGAGTGGATGGACACTATTTGAGGATGTGCGACCAGTATTCTGGGCTTGACTCCTGGGGCTGGGGCGGTGAGGTCCCAAAGGACAAGCCCCTTAAACCGGTCAGGACAGACGTCAAGGCAGTGGACCTTCTCCAGAGGCATAGTCAGTTCAACAACGGCGCTACTCCTGTCACCGTCGCAGCCATCTCACATACCACCCCTCCGCAGATCCTCGAGAACTATTACGAGTTTCCCTGGATGGACGATCGTAGCCTGCAAATGACGCGGCAACAACGCTGCTCACCAAAGCATCAAGTGCACTCAAAGCTCACTCAGAGATCCAGTAGTCCCGTGCTCATGAACTACCCTCCAAGAACAGAGCAAAATCAACTCGTCATAGGGGATTCTGGATCGATCCAATGGAAGCGAAGTGCCTCTGTAGATGGCACCGTCACGTGTTCAAACGGTTGGTCTAGTACAGTCAATGGGGTCATGCCTTCCCCTCAGCTTCTCCGTGCCGTGGGGCAAACGGATACCTGCCCTGCCCTACTACTCAACAGTCGGAGGCGCAAGTCGCGGAGCGTCTCACCCCACAAGAGGCAGAACAATAGAAAAGACACTGTATCACGGGACCCCATGCTGCACGCCTCGCCGACGTTGCCTCTAAAGAAGATGCAGACGGGACTTGGTATGCACAGTCAGTCTTTGGAGAAACTGTTAGATGCTAAGTTGATGGCTGATGGCATTGACATTAGACAAGAACCTTACTCAGACAAG ATGGGCTTTTGTGGCATCCCAGCGGCTCTGATCCAGCGCTATGCTGAAGAGGTCCAGATGAGAGTACCGGACGTTGCAGTCTGTCTGGAGGCACTCAGGGTCAGGTTTCTCATTGCAGAAGGTCGATGCTGG ttTCGTAGTGACACCCTGGCTCACCAGGCCCAGCATGTGATCTACGCAGGACGAGGTTCAACGGTCTGCGATTGGCTGACCTATCTCGGTATGCCCATGTACGTGGACGCCTTCATCGGCGGTGGCTGGGACGAGCTGGACATCCTGATGGACATGGAGGAAGAAGACCTGAGGCGATGTGGAGTGACCGACCCCAAGCACACCAGGAGGCTCCGGACAGCCCTGGAGCATCTGAAGATGACCGCCAAAGTATGA